A genomic window from Macrococcus sp. 19Msa1099 includes:
- a CDS encoding D-alanine--D-alanine ligase family protein, protein MKKKVIVLCGGNSSEHEVSLKSAKNISDSLNQDKYNLSIMYISKSEEVIPITYDELKLLVEGKKLDLSISKKENLYLIGENNEEECVVFPIIHGAFGEDGKLQSILETLNIPYVGSSSSTSAICIDKEFTKIIVQSLGIKVAKSLTIKKHESYVSYEEIVDKLGVPFFVKPSRQGSSVGISQVTNESEYTNGLEEAFKYDNKVIVEEKISGYELECGVLGNDNPIVSEIGKIETKDQDFYSYENKYIDENGAVLEIPAKIDPLIKSTIANYSLSIYKKLDCKGLSRVDFFVDKEKIVFNEINTIPGFTNISMYPKLFNAVGISYDDLVDRLISLAIEEFKNK, encoded by the coding sequence ATGAAAAAGAAAGTAATAGTATTATGTGGAGGAAATTCGAGTGAACACGAAGTATCTTTAAAATCTGCTAAGAATATTTCAGATTCGCTTAATCAAGATAAATATAACTTATCTATAATGTATATAAGTAAAAGTGAAGAAGTTATTCCTATTACTTATGATGAATTAAAATTGCTAGTAGAAGGTAAAAAATTAGATCTTTCGATTTCCAAAAAAGAAAATCTATATTTAATTGGTGAAAATAATGAAGAAGAATGTGTAGTGTTCCCAATTATCCATGGAGCTTTCGGAGAAGATGGAAAGCTTCAAAGTATTTTAGAAACATTAAATATTCCATATGTAGGTAGTTCATCATCAACTTCTGCAATATGTATTGATAAAGAATTTACTAAAATAATTGTTCAATCATTGGGAATTAAAGTAGCTAAGTCTCTTACAATAAAAAAACATGAGAGTTATGTAAGTTATGAAGAGATAGTTGATAAACTAGGCGTTCCATTTTTTGTGAAACCATCTCGACAAGGATCATCAGTAGGTATCAGTCAAGTGACTAATGAATCAGAATATACCAATGGATTGGAGGAAGCATTTAAGTATGACAATAAGGTTATTGTAGAAGAAAAAATATCAGGATACGAATTAGAATGTGGAGTATTGGGAAACGATAATCCTATTGTTTCTGAAATTGGGAAAATAGAGACTAAAGATCAAGATTTCTATAGTTATGAAAATAAATATATTGATGAAAATGGTGCGGTACTAGAAATCCCTGCTAAAATAGATCCATTAATTAAATCTACTATAGCTAATTATTCATTATCTATATACAAAAAACTAGATTGCAAAGGATTATCAAGAGTAGACTTTTTTGTTGATAAGGAAAAAATAGTTTTCAATGAAATAAATACAATACCTGGTTTTACAAATATCAGTATGTATCCTAAACTATTTAATGCTGTTGGTATAAGTTACGATGATTTGGTAGATCGTTTGATTTCACTTGCAATAGAAGAATTTAAAAATAAATAA
- a CDS encoding plasmid-related protein has product MIEDKFMEIEDFDESSSERIVIAKLDVEKVFHYTGIQFFNEDVYLTPGLVKHIKRRHDGIWEIYKTEISNSILNPDYIGVNPKHDNSIEIYKRLDNVILIAITSKEDAGVIISSIYELDNAEHKITKRLNSGRIQEFD; this is encoded by the coding sequence ATGATAGAGGATAAATTTATGGAAATAGAGGACTTTGATGAAAGTTCATCAGAGAGAATAGTTATTGCAAAATTAGATGTTGAAAAAGTATTTCACTATACAGGGATACAATTCTTTAATGAGGATGTGTATCTTACGCCTGGATTGGTCAAACATATAAAAAGAAGACATGATGGTATTTGGGAAATTTATAAAACAGAAATAAGCAATTCAATATTAAATCCTGATTATATAGGTGTAAATCCAAAACATGATAATAGTATAGAAATATATAAAAGATTAGACAATGTTATTCTAATAGCCATAACCAGTAAAGAGGATGCTGGAGTAATTATATCTAGTATTTATGAATTGGATAATGCTGAACATAAAATCACTAAAAGACTTAATTCGGGTAGGATTCAAGAGTTTGATTAA
- a CDS encoding IS30 family transposase: MTHLNGTTNHIKGKHLTEFERHQIQILKSENYSNRAIAKILNRAPQTINNEINRGTVKQIKRIVSNSKEYFYDYECYFPDVAQLKYETNRMNSCRTPKHQLSHAFIDWADKMMLNKKWSPDVVIAYAKKNNIFCDSIIPCVSTLYNWIERGIMKTSNIDLIEKISRKPITNRRPSRKNKKVLGKSIEDRSHEINSRDVFGHWEIDTVIGSKLKNERALLTLVERQTRYEIIVPIKSKNNDAVTLALSQLKDQLDNSFSRIFKSITSDNGSEFSDLTETLPDTEIYFTHPYSSWERGTKENHHKFIRRIIPKGISMESVSDEIIYRIQNWMNNYPRKILDYETPKYLFLKSLKSEGLLSEPLSYYLY, from the coding sequence ATGACTCATCTAAATGGTACCACTAATCATATTAAAGGAAAACACTTAACTGAATTTGAAAGACATCAAATTCAGATTTTGAAGAGTGAAAATTATTCAAATCGTGCTATTGCTAAAATTTTGAATAGAGCACCTCAAACGATTAACAATGAGATCAATAGAGGAACTGTTAAACAAATTAAGCGCATAGTTTCTAATAGTAAAGAATATTTTTATGATTATGAATGCTATTTCCCTGATGTTGCTCAACTTAAATATGAAACAAATCGTATGAATTCTTGCAGGACACCAAAACATCAGTTATCTCATGCTTTTATTGATTGGGCTGATAAGATGATGTTGAATAAAAAATGGTCTCCCGATGTTGTAATAGCCTATGCTAAAAAGAATAATATTTTTTGTGATTCTATTATTCCTTGTGTTTCAACACTATATAACTGGATTGAAAGAGGAATTATGAAGACCTCTAATATCGACCTTATAGAGAAGATATCACGAAAACCAATTACAAATAGAAGACCTAGTCGAAAAAATAAAAAAGTATTAGGAAAATCTATCGAAGATAGAAGTCACGAAATCAATTCTAGAGATGTCTTTGGTCATTGGGAAATTGATACTGTTATTGGTTCTAAACTTAAAAACGAAAGAGCGTTACTTACACTTGTTGAAAGACAGACACGATATGAAATCATCGTTCCTATTAAAAGTAAAAATAATGATGCTGTCACATTAGCATTAAGTCAATTAAAAGATCAATTAGATAATTCATTTTCACGAATATTCAAGTCTATTACTTCTGATAACGGATCAGAGTTCAGTGACCTTACGGAGACACTACCTGACACTGAAATATACTTTACGCACCCTTATTCATCATGGGAACGAGGTACTAAAGAAAACCATCATAAATTCATTAGACGGATAATCCCTAAAGGAATCAGTATGGAATCAGTATCTGATGAGATAATTTATCGTATCCAAAACTGGATGAACAATTATCCCAGAAAAATTCTAGATTATGAAACACCTAAATACCTGTTTCTGAAGTCACTAAAATCCGAAGGATTATTAAGTGAACCATTAAGCTACTATCTCTATTAA
- a CDS encoding recombinase family protein, translating into MKIGYARVSSSSQNMDRQIEILKKNGCEKIFTEKVSGKNIKDRPVFNEALNYSREKDIFIVESLDRLGRNYNEVIETINTLKKKDVQLIITSLPIMQEIIGNELMDRFVKDLIIQILAMISEQERAESKRRQAQGIALAKKRGAFKGKPLIYSPTSRDLQKRTIYFKIVDELKEGLPISQIAKRNDVTRTTVYRIKKSIIEN; encoded by the coding sequence ATGAAAATTGGATATGCAAGAGTTTCATCTAGTAGCCAAAATATGGATAGACAGATTGAAATATTAAAAAAGAATGGTTGCGAAAAAATATTTACAGAAAAAGTAAGTGGCAAAAATATTAAAGATCGACCAGTTTTTAATGAAGCATTAAATTATAGTAGAGAAAAGGATATATTTATTGTTGAAAGTTTGGATCGTTTAGGAAGAAACTATAATGAAGTAATTGAAACAATCAATACTCTGAAAAAGAAAGATGTTCAACTTATTATTACTAGCTTACCAATCATGCAGGAGATTATTGGTAATGAATTAATGGATAGATTTGTTAAAGATTTAATTATTCAAATACTAGCAATGATTAGTGAACAGGAACGTGCAGAAAGTAAAAGAAGGCAAGCACAAGGTATAGCATTAGCAAAAAAACGTGGTGCTTTTAAAGGTAAACCACTAATTTACTCTCCCACTTCTCGTGACCTACAAAAACGTACAATATATTTTAAAATTGTTGATGAATTAAAAGAGGGATTACCTATTAGTCAAATTGCTAAAAGAAACGATGTGACAAGAACTACAGTTTATAGAATTAAAAAATCTATAATAGAAAATTAG
- a CDS encoding Mov34/MPN/PAD-1 family protein yields MNEVWKESCGYLNYLGEWHSHPKMRAWPSVKDYKTIVSLTKEKESSLFPYTIMMIIGLDKEVTVTIVNRKEVITCINILN; encoded by the coding sequence ATAAACGAAGTTTGGAAGGAATCATGTGGTTATCTTAATTACTTGGGAGAATGGCATAGCCATCCTAAAATGAGAGCGTGGCCAAGTGTAAAAGATTATAAAACTATAGTTAGTTTGACAAAAGAAAAAGAAAGTTCTTTGTTTCCATATACAATTATGATGATTATAGGATTAGATAAAGAAGTCACAGTAACTATAGTGAATAGAAAAGAAGTGATTACTTGCATAAATATTCTAAATTAG
- a CDS encoding ThiF family adenylyltransferase — protein sequence MHDKIHELYSYFLKLGYIVKIEDDKISWNINIKNNNFKLSIVIPEYYPFEFLKIKIINFSDFDFYIPHTLTGNYLCLYEVNSDRHNYKNYLEEAKETLQRAVDILEKSVEREVENQYKYEFSDIYPFLTSNQVNYFLSEDYKTPKLLKSLEGFKDKDNKEKLRILYDTNYSIDSLGMLVSNLGIKDYKIKESVLYIPVENSNLSSPITKFADLINVLENNKHFNFFAEKLIKGLSTITLGVYQEGINIPTILCFKIEKLYFPKGKIVKKSSYKSILKINNSKLLVNMKINDLSQNKLIFRSGDGHSNRKLSFYIIGCGSLGSFLSKSICDTFDIENIILQDNDILEVDNIGRHLCGLRSLNKFKSNEVAKVINNYYPHINTKAIYTNILNEFLGKEKHLLSEKYDFLICVVGDENVEEQLIQMYEKKKLHTPLIIVWIEPYLVAGHILIFNGELNELSKSYIFDKERNIKLSVVQNVHQYSKSEAGCQSRFMPYSGFEVQLFINKCVDLLMNNRYLEKKGNYHITYFGNMKEARGKNIEIKQQWTAKNNRELFVTRFDE from the coding sequence ATGCATGATAAGATACATGAGTTATATAGTTACTTTTTAAAATTGGGCTATATAGTTAAAATAGAAGACGATAAAATATCATGGAACATCAATATTAAAAATAATAATTTTAAACTTAGTATTGTGATTCCTGAATATTACCCTTTTGAGTTTTTAAAAATTAAAATAATTAATTTTAGTGATTTTGATTTCTATATTCCTCATACATTAACAGGAAATTATTTATGTCTTTATGAAGTTAATTCTGATAGACATAATTATAAGAATTATTTAGAAGAAGCAAAAGAAACATTACAAAGAGCAGTGGATATTTTGGAGAAATCTGTAGAAAGAGAAGTTGAAAATCAATATAAATATGAGTTTTCAGATATCTATCCTTTCCTGACTTCTAATCAAGTAAACTATTTTCTTAGTGAAGATTATAAGACACCTAAATTATTAAAATCTTTAGAGGGATTCAAAGATAAGGATAACAAAGAAAAGTTAAGAATACTCTATGATACTAATTATAGTATTGATTCATTAGGGATGTTAGTGAGTAATTTAGGAATAAAAGACTATAAAATAAAAGAATCTGTGCTTTATATTCCTGTTGAAAATAGCAATTTATCTTCACCAATAACTAAATTTGCAGATTTAATCAATGTCTTAGAAAATAATAAGCATTTTAATTTTTTTGCAGAGAAATTAATTAAAGGTCTATCTACTATAACATTAGGAGTTTATCAAGAAGGAATTAACATCCCTACGATCTTATGTTTTAAAATAGAAAAACTATATTTTCCTAAAGGAAAAATTGTTAAGAAATCATCTTATAAAAGTATATTGAAAATCAATAATAGTAAATTGTTGGTAAATATGAAGATTAATGATTTGTCGCAAAATAAACTGATTTTTAGAAGTGGTGATGGTCATAGCAACCGAAAACTAAGTTTTTATATTATAGGTTGTGGTTCTTTGGGGAGTTTCTTGAGTAAAAGTATATGTGATACTTTTGATATTGAGAATATAATACTTCAAGATAACGATATTTTAGAAGTTGATAATATCGGCAGACATCTATGTGGACTGAGAAGTCTGAACAAGTTTAAATCCAATGAGGTTGCAAAAGTAATCAATAATTACTATCCACATATAAACACTAAAGCTATATATACAAATATATTGAATGAATTCTTAGGTAAAGAGAAGCATTTGTTATCAGAAAAGTATGATTTTCTAATTTGTGTTGTAGGAGATGAAAATGTTGAGGAACAACTAATACAAATGTATGAAAAAAAGAAGTTGCACACACCACTAATTATAGTCTGGATTGAACCTTATTTGGTTGCGGGTCATATTTTAATTTTTAATGGTGAGCTTAATGAACTTTCAAAATCATATATTTTTGACAAGGAAAGAAATATAAAATTATCAGTTGTACAAAATGTACACCAGTATTCTAAATCTGAGGCTGGGTGTCAAAGTAGATTTATGCCTTATTCTGGCTTTGAAGTGCAGTTATTTATAAATAAATGTGTAGACTTATTAATGAATAATAGATATTTAGAAAAAAAGGGGAATTACCATATCACGTATTTTGGAAATATGAAGGAAGCTAGAGGAAAAAATATTGAAATCAAACAACAATGGACAGCAAAAAATAATAGGGAACTATTTGTTACTAGATTTGACGAATAA